In Dehalococcoidia bacterium, the genomic window GGCAAGAGACGGTGGTCATGGACCTGCGGCTGCCGCGGGTGGTAGGAGGTGCCTTGGTAGGGGCGGCTTTGGCCTTGGCTGGGGCCCTGTTCCAATCGCTTCTGCGCAACCCTTTGGCCGATCCTTATGTCATCGGGACATCGGCGGGGGCCGCCCTGGGAGCCACCATCTCCCTCATCTTCCCGTTGCGCCTCTCCCTGTGGGGATTCGGTGCCATCTCGATGGCTGCCTTCGCTGGGGCGTTGTTGGCGGTGCTCCTGGTCTATAACCTAGCGCGGATATCGGGAGAGGCTTCGGTGGTATCCTTGCTGCTGGCGGGGCTGGCCGTCAGCTCCATCTTGGCGGCGGCCATGGTCCTCCTGCTGGTGACGGTGGGCGAGCTACAAGTGCGGCTCCCTCAACTCTTTACCTTCCTGATGGGTGGGATCACCGTCAACAGATGGGCACAGCTGGCTCTAGTGGCCGTCCTGCTGGCGCTAGGGCTTATGGCTGCCCTAGCCCTCTCGCCCTACTTGAACGCCTTCGCCCTGGGGGAAGAGGGCGCCGCGGCCGTGGGGGTGGAAGTGGAGAGGACCAAGGCCATGGTCCTGGCCCTGGGTTCGCTGCTGACAGCAGCCGCAGTGACGGTGGGAGGCCTTATTGGGTTTGTGGGCCTTATGGTGCCTCACGCCGTACGTCTGGTTCTGGGGGCGGATGCCCGCCTGCTCCTGCCCTGCGCCGCCCTGGCAGGAGCTTCCTTCCTGGTGCTGGCCGATCTTGGGGCGCGCACCCTTCTGGCGCCGGGGGAGATACCGGTGGGGGTCATCACTGGGCTGGTGGGAGGGCCCTTCTTCCTCTACCTGCTGCGGCGATACCAGAGGGGGTATGCCCTGTGAGGGCCGTCTTGGCGCTGGAGCACGTATCGTTTGGCTACCACAGGGGGCGATGCGTCCTCCAAGACGTCTCTTTACAGGTGGCACCAGGGGAGGTGTTGGCACTGGTGGGGCCCAACGGGGTGGGGAAGAGCACCCTGCTACGCCTAATGGCGGGCCTGCGCCGGCCGTGGGAAGGACAACTCCTGCTAGCGGGACGGGACATGGCCCTTATGTCGCGGCGGGAGGTGGCCCGCATGGTGGCCGTGGTTCCGCAGGAGGTACACATGCCCTTCCCCTTCACCGTGCGCCAGGTGGTAGAGCTGGGACGTACACCTTATGTCAAGCCATTCGCCTTAGGGGGAGATCATAGAGACAGGACGGCTGTGGAGCGAGCCTTGGCCTTGTTGGGCCTCGAGGGGATGGCCCATCGCCCCTTTGTGGAGCTGAGCGGAGGGGAGAGACGTCGGGTCATCATCGCCATGGCCCTGGCCCAGGAGCCGCAACTGCTCCTTTTAGACGAGCCCACGGCTCATCTGGACATCGGCCACCAGGTGGAGGTCATGGGGCTCCTATCACGCCTTGCCTACGAGGGCCTTGCCGTAGTGGCCGCCCTCCACGATTTAAACCTGGCCCTCCGGTTTGCCCACCGCGTGGCTCTCCTTCACCGCGGTCGCTTGCTGGCCCAGGGGCCCCCAGAGGAGGTTCTGCGCCCCCACCTCGTCTCGGAGGTATACGGCATTCCTCTTCGCTTACTGCGCCAGGACGGGCAGCAGGTCATGGTTTGGGACGCCCCTTACGGCGTCCCCAGACAGTAGAGCTTGAGCATCATTTAGACTAGACGCTTGAGAGCCGTTAGGCTATCCTCTTCACGGGGAGTTAGCCATGCATGCCGAGTCCCGTTCAGGCAGCAAGGTCTCATCCACCATAGAGGACTATCTCCAGGCCATTTATAGCATGGAGATGGAGGGGGAGACGGTCATCTCCGCCCGCCTGGCGCGGCGGATGCGCGTCTCGGCCCCCACGGCCTGGGCCACCGTCCAGCGCATGGCCCGCGATGGGCTGGTGACCCTCAACGAGAAGAGGGCCATAACCCTGACTGATAAGGGGAGGGCGCTAGCGGAGGAGATCGTCCGTCGGCATAGGTTGGCGGAGCGTTTCCTTATGGACATCCTGGGTCTTGGGTGGGCCGAATGCCATGAAGAGGCCCATCGCTTTGAGCACGCCTTATCGCCCAGGTTAGAGGAGCGCATTGTGGCCTTGTTAGGTAACCCCACTCACTGCCCCCATGGCAGCCCCATCCCCGGAAGCGGCGGCACCCTGGACCCTCACCTCATCCCCCTAGCCTCCCTCCAGGTGGGCGACGAGGCGGTGGTGGGCTTCATATCGGAGGAGCTGGAGGAGGACATGGAGTTGTTGCGCTACTTGGAGCGGGGCCGCATCATGCCAGGCCGCCGCCTACGGGTGCGGGAGCTGGTAAAGGCCAGCGACCTCCTGGTGGTAGAAAGCGATGGCCAGGCCGTCCCCCTGGGCTTGAAGGTGGCCCAGAGGATAAAGGTACAGCCCCTCAGGCCAGGTAGTTGACGGGGGGGAAGGGGGGTGCTAAACTCTGCATTCGTCGAGACAACCAGAGAGGGTCGATGCCTTGCCGGCTGTGAGGCTCGGCCCTTTCTGTGTGTGAAATCGGCGTGGGCCTATGCGCCAGCTCTGGTTCCGATGGGGCTTCGTGCCCGGCTTCGGGCTTTATGCCCGCACCTTCTGGCGCATGCCCCGCCTCCAGGAGTACATAGAGGCCCTGGAGGAGTATAAGCGGGAGCTGCAGGAGGAGCTGCGGGCAGTGGAGGAGGAGCTGGCGCTGCTGCGCCGCGCCCAAGAGGGGGAGAGAAAGGGCGACTAGGAGCTTTGGAAGGCACCGATGCTCACCACGGTCGTTGGGCACTACCCTAAGATCCCCAACCGGCCACGGCCAGCCCGCCTGCGCCTGGCCATCGCCCGCTATGAACGAGGTGAGATAACCGCCCAGGAGTTGGCGCGGGTGCAGGACGAGGTGACTATTGAAGTGATCCAGGAGCAGGTGGAGGCGGGGATAGACATCATCACCGATGGCCAGATCCGCTGGGAGGACGACCAGACCTACATCGCCCGCGGCCTCACGGGCTTCGCCATCGACGGCCTTGTGCGCTATCTGGACACTAACACCTATTTCCGGCAGCCGGTGGTGGTGGGGGAGGTGCGCTGGCAGGGCCCCATCCTAGTGGACGATTACCGCTTCGCCGTCCAGCATAGTCCGCGCCCAGTCAAGGCGGTCATCACCGGCCCCTACACCTTGGCCCTCCTCTCCAAGGACCAGCACTACGGTCATCGGGCCAAGCTAGTGATGGCCCTGGCCCAGGCCCTGGCCCAAGAGGCCAAAGCCCTGGAGGAGGCGGGAGCCCCCATCATCCAGCTGAGCGAGCCCATGATCCTATGGCATCCTGAGGACTGGGACCTCTTTGCCCAGGCCGTGGCCACGGTAGTGGCGGGGCTGAAGTGCGAGACAGCCCTCTACACCTGGTTCGGCAGCGTGGAGGCCATATACCCCAGGCTTCTGACCCTGCCTGTGACCACCATCGGCATCGATCTAGTCAGCAAGCCCATCAACTGGCAGGTCATCGGCCAGTACCCCTTCCCAGCGGACAAGAACCTCGCCGCGGGCATCGTGGACGGGCGCAACACGAGGCTGGAGGCAGTGGAGGAGCTAGTGGCGGCCGTTAGGCATTTGGCGCGCATCTGCCCGCCGCAGCGTCTATACCTGAACCCCAGCTGTGGCCTGGAATATCTGCCGCGGGAGGTGGCCCAGGCCAAACTGCGACGGCTGGTGGAGGGCGCCAAGGCCGCCCAACAGGCCCTGGAGGTGGCATGAGATGGCCCTGACCACCTCAGCCGTCGGCTCCTACCCCAAGCCAGACTACCTGGTCCAGGCCCGCAACGCCTATGCCCGGGGTAAGATAAGCCGCCAGGAGCTGGGGGAGCTGGAGAAGAAGGCCACCGCCTTCTGGATCCGCATCCAAGAAGAGGTAGGGCTAGATGTGCTGGTGCACGGAGAGATGGAGCGCGGGGACATGGTGGCCTACTTCGCCGAGCTCATGCCCCAAAGCATGAAGATAGGGGGACTGGTGCGCTCATACGGCAACCGCTATTACCACAAGCCCATCATCGTGGACAAGCTGCGCTGGCCAGGCCCTATGACGGTGGAGATGTGGCAATACGCCCAGTCCCTCACCAACCGCCCCGTCAAGGGCATGCTCACCGGCCCTTATACCATGGTGGAATGGTCCTTCGATGAATACTATCCCTCGCGGCGGGAGGCGGTCATGGATATGGCCCGCGTCCTGCGGGAGGAGGTAAAGGCCCTGGTGGCTGCCGGGTGTCGATATATCCAGATCGATGAGCCGGCTATCCACACCCGCCCAGAGGAGGACTTCGACCTGGCGGTGGAGGCCTTTCAACTAGTAGTAAAGGACATAGACGCCATCTTCCACACCCACATCTGCTATGGCGAGGTGGAGAAGATCTATCCCCAGATGCTGCGCCTGCCGGTGCGCCAGATCCATCTGGCCCTCAAAAACACCGACTTCGAATACCTGAAGCTGCTGCAGCAGCACCCATGGGACCCCGAAAAGGAGTTGGGGGCGGGGGTGGTGGACGTGCACGTGCGGCGCGTGGAAGAGCCCGAGGAGGTGGCCCAGGGCATCCGCCAGGTGCTGCAGTATGTGCCCCCGGAGCGGGTCTGGGTCCTGCCCGACTGCGGGCTCAAGACGCGCACCGTGGAAGAGGCCCAAGCGAAGCTTAAGGCCATGGTGGACGGAGTCCGCCTGGTGAAACGGGAGTTGGGACTATTGTAAGGGAGCCATGGAGACGATGGCGTCGGTCGCCCATCGCCAATTGGCGGAGACGGGGCAGGTGCTGGGAAGGCACGTCCTGTGCGAGTTCTGGGAATGCAACCGGGACGTCCTCAACTCGCGGCGTGTCCTGGTCACCGCTTTGCGGCGGGCGGTCAAGGCCGCTGGTGGCACTCTCCTGGGCATCAAGTCCCATGCCTTCAAGCCCCACGGGGTGTCTGCTGTGGCCCTGTTGGGCGAGTCCCACATGTCCATCCACACGTGGCCCGAGCTGGGATATGCCGCCGTAGACGTCTTCACCTGTGGCGCCACCATGGATCCATACCGGGCGGTGGACCTCCTCAGCCGTGTCCTGCGTGCCGCCAGGGCTGTGGTCAGGGAGGTGCCACGTGGCCCCGGGGTGGTGCAAGATGGGTGAACTACCCCAGGAACCCTTCTGGTACACCGAGCCCCTGCCCCCTTATTGGGACGAGAACCTTAGGACGCAGATGCGCGTCCTACGGGTCCTTCACCAGGAAAGGAGCCAGTACCAGCAGATCCAGGTATTCGACCTGGGCAGCTTCGGCAAGGCCCTCCTCCTAGATGGCATTATCCAAGCGGCCGAGGCCGACGAGTTCATCTATCACGAGATGGTGGCCCTGCTGCCATGCCTCCTCCATCGCCGTCCCCGTCAGGCCCTCATCGTGGGAGGCGGCGATGGTGGTGCCCTCTATCAGGCCCTGCGCCCACCCACCATGCGCAAGGTGGTGATGGTGGAGCTGGATGAGCGGGTCATCCAGGTGTGCCGAGAGCTGCTGCCTTCCATCTCCAAGGGGGCTTTCGACGATCCTCGGGCCCGGGTCATCATCGGCGATGGCATGGAGTGGGTGAAGCGGTTCCGCCGTCAGTTTGATGTGGCCATCGTGGACCTGACGGACCCCACCTACGACGGGCCAGCCAACCCCCTCTATAGCACCCCTTTCTTCGCCGACGTGGCAGCGGCTCTGCGCCCTGGCGGCATCCTGAGCGTCCAGAGCGGCTCCCTCACCTTCCAACCAGACTGGGTGCGCCACCTCATAGGGCAGCTGCGTCCTGTATTCTCGCACGTCCGCCTTCATACGGCGGTGGTGCCGGCCTTTCAGGCCGGGCTTTTCGCTTTCCTTATCGCCTCCCAGAGGCCCCTCCCTCTGCCGTCACGGCGGGCGTTTGAGGCCCGGGTGTCCCGCCTGGCCGACCCTCCACGCTACCTCAGCTACGAGGTGTTAAGGGCATCGGCAGCCATACCCCCGTACTTGGCGCAGAAGTTAGGCCTCCAATAGCGCTTGCCTTTCGCCCTAGCCCGTGCTAGATTAGAGGTGACGCTCTGAGCCCGCTCTGGACGAAGGGCAGATGCCTAGCGATTTAGAGACCATCTTTCACCCGCGCTCAGTAGCTGTCGTCGGCATATCTCCTCCGGAGCGCACTGAGAGGGGCTTTGGCATGGCCGCCCTGGGCTTCCTCATGGGGCTTTTGGAGATGGGGTTCCCCACCATATATCCCGTCAACCCCAAGTATGAGGAGGTAGCGGGGCTCAGGTGCTATCCCAGTCTGCTGGACATCGAGGGGCCCGTGGACCATGTCATCTCCAGTGTGCCAGCGCATGTGGTGCCCCAGCTGGTGGAGCAGTGCATCGCCAAAGGCGTGCGGTCCATCCACTTCTTCACCGCTGGTTTCCGGGAGACGGGGGAGGATGATAGGGCGGCCTTAGAAGAGGCGGTGGTGCGGCGGGCCAAGGAGGCAGGGATACGCATCTTTGGCCCTAACTGCATGGGGCTGTACGTGCCCAAGGCCAGGCTCTCCTTCTCCCCCCAGTTCCCCAAGGAGCCGGGGCCAGTGGCCTTCATCTCCCAGAGCGGCGGCCATGCCATGGACATGGTGATAAGTGGTGCAGTGCGGGGCCTCCGCTTCTCCAAGGTGGTGAGCTATGGCAACGCTGCCGATGTGGACGAGTCGGAGCTGCTGGAGTACTTGGCCACTGACGTGGAGTCGGAGATCGTGTGTGCCTATATCGAAGGGGTGAAGGACGGCAGGCGTTTCCTCTCCGCCCTCAAGAAGGTAGGTGTCGCCAAGCCCACCATTGTCCTCAAGGGAGGGAGGACGGGGGCGGGCAGCCGG contains:
- the speD gene encoding adenosylmethionine decarboxylase; this encodes METMASVAHRQLAETGQVLGRHVLCEFWECNRDVLNSRRVLVTALRRAVKAAGGTLLGIKSHAFKPHGVSAVALLGESHMSIHTWPELGYAAVDVFTCGATMDPYRAVDLLSRVLRAARAVVREVPRGPGVVQDG
- a CDS encoding metal-dependent transcriptional regulator — translated: MHAESRSGSKVSSTIEDYLQAIYSMEMEGETVISARLARRMRVSAPTAWATVQRMARDGLVTLNEKRAITLTDKGRALAEEIVRRHRLAERFLMDILGLGWAECHEEAHRFEHALSPRLEERIVALLGNPTHCPHGSPIPGSGGTLDPHLIPLASLQVGDEAVVGFISEELEEDMELLRYLERGRIMPGRRLRVRELVKASDLLVVESDGQAVPLGLKVAQRIKVQPLRPGS
- a CDS encoding methylcobamide--CoM methyltransferase; protein product: MLTTVVGHYPKIPNRPRPARLRLAIARYERGEITAQELARVQDEVTIEVIQEQVEAGIDIITDGQIRWEDDQTYIARGLTGFAIDGLVRYLDTNTYFRQPVVVGEVRWQGPILVDDYRFAVQHSPRPVKAVITGPYTLALLSKDQHYGHRAKLVMALAQALAQEAKALEEAGAPIIQLSEPMILWHPEDWDLFAQAVATVVAGLKCETALYTWFGSVEAIYPRLLTLPVTTIGIDLVSKPINWQVIGQYPFPADKNLAAGIVDGRNTRLEAVEELVAAVRHLARICPPQRLYLNPSCGLEYLPREVAQAKLRRLVEGAKAAQQALEVA
- a CDS encoding ABC transporter ATP-binding protein, which produces MRAVLALEHVSFGYHRGRCVLQDVSLQVAPGEVLALVGPNGVGKSTLLRLMAGLRRPWEGQLLLAGRDMALMSRREVARMVAVVPQEVHMPFPFTVRQVVELGRTPYVKPFALGGDHRDRTAVERALALLGLEGMAHRPFVELSGGERRRVIIAMALAQEPQLLLLDEPTAHLDIGHQVEVMGLLSRLAYEGLAVVAALHDLNLALRFAHRVALLHRGRLLAQGPPEEVLRPHLVSEVYGIPLRLLRQDGQQVMVWDAPYGVPRQ
- a CDS encoding methionine synthase, translating into MALTTSAVGSYPKPDYLVQARNAYARGKISRQELGELEKKATAFWIRIQEEVGLDVLVHGEMERGDMVAYFAELMPQSMKIGGLVRSYGNRYYHKPIIVDKLRWPGPMTVEMWQYAQSLTNRPVKGMLTGPYTMVEWSFDEYYPSRREAVMDMARVLREEVKALVAAGCRYIQIDEPAIHTRPEEDFDLAVEAFQLVVKDIDAIFHTHICYGEVEKIYPQMLRLPVRQIHLALKNTDFEYLKLLQQHPWDPEKELGAGVVDVHVRRVEEPEEVAQGIRQVLQYVPPERVWVLPDCGLKTRTVEEAQAKLKAMVDGVRLVKRELGLL
- a CDS encoding iron ABC transporter permease produces the protein MRGRFALLALSTALMAALAVGTALGSAGIGPRGVLAVLIDRLTPLPPPWQVERWQETVVMDLRLPRVVGGALVGAALALAGALFQSLLRNPLADPYVIGTSAGAALGATISLIFPLRLSLWGFGAISMAAFAGALLAVLLVYNLARISGEASVVSLLLAGLAVSSILAAAMVLLLVTVGELQVRLPQLFTFLMGGITVNRWAQLALVAVLLALGLMAALALSPYLNAFALGEEGAAAVGVEVERTKAMVLALGSLLTAAAVTVGGLIGFVGLMVPHAVRLVLGADARLLLPCAALAGASFLVLADLGARTLLAPGEIPVGVITGLVGGPFFLYLLRRYQRGYAL
- a CDS encoding CoA-binding protein, whose translation is MPSDLETIFHPRSVAVVGISPPERTERGFGMAALGFLMGLLEMGFPTIYPVNPKYEEVAGLRCYPSLLDIEGPVDHVISSVPAHVVPQLVEQCIAKGVRSIHFFTAGFRETGEDDRAALEEAVVRRAKEAGIRIFGPNCMGLYVPKARLSFSPQFPKEPGPVAFISQSGGHAMDMVISGAVRGLRFSKVVSYGNAADVDESELLEYLATDVESEIVCAYIEGVKDGRRFLSALKKVGVAKPTIVLKGGRTGAGSRATLSHTASLAGSLAVFDAALKQAGAIRVNTVDELVDVAIAFRFMKAPEGSRVAVVGPGGGMSVMAADELAEAGLELPELPRHTQEDLRRFTPVAGTSVRNPVDTVAIWDTQALEDTLRIVGSAENVDLVILHLGFAFTSPPQGQQPWEPPVPPDAWAEAIVRARQACGKPMAVVIRWRYAPEILQMALALTEACWRREIAVYFSLSSAVQAVAKMVAWRRMWEER
- the speE gene encoding polyamine aminopropyltransferase, with the translated sequence MGELPQEPFWYTEPLPPYWDENLRTQMRVLRVLHQERSQYQQIQVFDLGSFGKALLLDGIIQAAEADEFIYHEMVALLPCLLHRRPRQALIVGGGDGGALYQALRPPTMRKVVMVELDERVIQVCRELLPSISKGAFDDPRARVIIGDGMEWVKRFRRQFDVAIVDLTDPTYDGPANPLYSTPFFADVAAALRPGGILSVQSGSLTFQPDWVRHLIGQLRPVFSHVRLHTAVVPAFQAGLFAFLIASQRPLPLPSRRAFEARVSRLADPPRYLSYEVLRASAAIPPYLAQKLGLQ